A genome region from Streptomyces sp. S4.7 includes the following:
- a CDS encoding SSI family serine proteinase inhibitor, with protein MSRRSSLTRTAARTAAFAASIAAVAAFAPTAAAGTLDLAWTALPPLFQEQKAQDRLTVTVVDTNITRADGTYELKCGPSGGTHPEAGSACARLDELAGEGRDPFAPVPEGQMCTMQMGGPATARVTGTWQGRSVDATFSRKNGCEITRWQNLVPVLPAARG; from the coding sequence GTGTCGCGTCGTTCCTCCCTCACCCGCACCGCCGCCCGCACCGCCGCCTTCGCCGCCTCGATCGCCGCCGTGGCCGCCTTCGCGCCCACCGCCGCCGCCGGGACCCTCGATCTCGCGTGGACCGCGCTGCCGCCGCTGTTCCAGGAGCAGAAGGCGCAGGACCGGCTCACCGTGACCGTCGTCGACACCAACATCACCCGCGCCGACGGTACGTACGAGCTGAAGTGCGGACCCAGCGGCGGTACGCACCCCGAGGCCGGGTCCGCGTGCGCGCGGCTCGACGAGCTCGCCGGGGAGGGAAGGGACCCGTTCGCCCCGGTGCCCGAGGGCCAGATGTGCACCATGCAGATGGGCGGGCCGGCCACCGCCCGGGTCACCGGGACGTGGCAGGGGCGGAGCGTCGACGCGACGTTCAGCCGCAAGAACGGCTGCGAGATCACCCGCTGGCAGAACCTCGTCCCCGTACTCCCCGCCGCCAGGGGCTGA
- a CDS encoding PAS domain-containing protein, whose product MSGRPSRGAARLAAILDALPDGLVLVNGNGTVVNANTIALETFETPGTALVGRGLLDLLPEFDPRLIPGSMRRPEASDERGRTKPTRMIARRTDGNEFPVEVTSANLEDGQQAYDLHNYTGDELLMLVVRDLSGTVDTEAELARSQRQTEMILRAAAEGVVGTDTDGRVVLVNPAAAQILGFRASDLGGQELHPLILHSRGDGEPFPYEESPLADTLKSGRKHRVRGQVLWAKNGKQVPVDLTTAPVRDGEQLVGAVMTFTDRRPYEELVEAHTTEATETAERHAAELAETVERHTAELAAAVERHTAELADRSDRYAAEIEELAERYDNTARRHHQLAAVLGDALRGPLEELRGELSTLAADPAGQLWPEANQMLHHLSAGYARMTTLVDNVLGYQRLDEGLDQLNKVNVLLDAVVAAGVEGAIELIGPGRAQFAVHAPPIEAEVDPVRLATALAHLTADVAGVDSTGRTRAVPGGGYVDSTIVVAAAQRGDVVRIEVRGPFAGGDPVHEPIVRGIVRAHGGVLQTHEMPGMGGSAYVLEVPLGEGSGTFQPPAAEESQSPVSEGSGPEAGSTGGSGRPGGGRRRARRASTDAFLGAAGEEPGEPTGRRRARTDSAPGPDSGAVPKSASGPASGSASGADPQTAARQNPRQELIPAQDSGGSTGGTGRRRGRPSPAENAAGAVPGAELAVSSPPAPPSAASPASEGAVVTAAEGSHPTGRAALGQAVPPQGVPQGAQNGAQQEAAAAGTGRRARRDGQNALPALPSGPSPVPQQGQQHTQQPAQHSAQPQAAPAAPAQSPAVRRPRRALAPAQQRPAPAADAAPPRAQFALPPADADRAPAPGAQGAPDASAPGRHDTARSDPRADHTPLKPHPVASTNDPREALAAAETDAPPMDPNSWAPAMPTSSGVGVMPGAPGQQPSWPVPGAVPAPTPAPAAEHAHTDDDTDGTGSGTGTGTGTGTGSGTANGSGAGAAPEDPRASQPLPPAQPLPDEEPVSADSTQGRAFSVRTLGQGVPFAQQITKQQNQTLGSGRRRRLSAPQEPEDPRSGTGPGSAPPAPHPSGPSHGGQGGSLGHGPHSEGRAYAIGAPDEGAEGPQPLDGPGGAVEVANRPQPRPVDDELPPEPLDNPRRLLVWPAPDVSTQQALSDRGYRPVIVHSREEVDAQIAAFPAALFVDPLTGPITRTALQSLRQAAVAAEVPVLVTAGLGQATREAAYGADPAVLLKALAPRDSEQHPSRVLLIEESEEIALALTATLERRGMQVARAGTDSEAVTLAGQMRPNLVVMDLMQVRRRRAGIIDWLRANGQLNRTPLVVYTSTGIDRAELPQLSAGETVLFLAERSTSEDVQSRIVELLAKIGTN is encoded by the coding sequence GTGAGTGGCAGGCCATCCCGAGGCGCTGCTCGCCTCGCGGCGATACTTGACGCACTTCCCGACGGTCTGGTGCTGGTCAACGGCAACGGGACCGTCGTCAACGCCAACACCATCGCCCTCGAAACCTTCGAAACCCCCGGTACGGCCCTGGTCGGACGCGGTCTGCTCGATCTCCTGCCGGAGTTCGACCCGCGGCTGATCCCCGGTTCGATGCGCCGGCCGGAGGCCAGTGACGAGCGGGGCCGTACCAAGCCGACCCGGATGATCGCGCGGCGTACGGACGGCAACGAGTTCCCCGTCGAGGTCACCAGCGCCAATCTGGAGGACGGCCAGCAGGCGTACGACCTGCACAACTACACCGGCGACGAGCTTCTGATGCTCGTCGTCCGCGACCTGTCGGGGACCGTCGACACCGAGGCGGAGCTGGCGCGTTCGCAGCGGCAGACCGAGATGATCCTGCGGGCCGCCGCCGAGGGCGTGGTCGGTACGGACACGGACGGCCGCGTCGTACTCGTCAACCCCGCCGCCGCGCAGATCCTCGGCTTCCGGGCCAGCGATCTGGGCGGCCAGGAGCTGCACCCGCTCATCCTGCACTCGCGCGGGGACGGCGAGCCGTTCCCGTACGAGGAGTCGCCCCTCGCCGACACGCTCAAGTCGGGCCGCAAGCACCGGGTGCGCGGGCAGGTGCTGTGGGCGAAGAACGGCAAGCAGGTGCCCGTCGACCTGACCACCGCGCCCGTGCGGGACGGTGAGCAGCTCGTCGGCGCGGTGATGACGTTCACCGACCGGCGTCCGTACGAGGAACTGGTCGAGGCGCACACCACGGAGGCCACCGAGACCGCCGAGCGGCACGCGGCGGAGCTGGCGGAGACGGTCGAGCGTCATACGGCGGAGCTGGCCGCCGCCGTCGAGCGGCACACCGCCGAACTGGCGGACCGCAGCGACCGGTACGCGGCCGAGATCGAGGAGTTGGCGGAGCGGTACGACAACACGGCCCGTCGGCACCACCAGCTGGCCGCCGTCCTGGGCGACGCGCTGCGCGGGCCGTTGGAGGAGCTGCGCGGTGAGCTGTCGACGCTCGCCGCCGACCCGGCGGGGCAGCTGTGGCCCGAGGCGAACCAGATGCTGCACCACCTGTCGGCCGGGTACGCCCGGATGACGACGCTGGTGGACAACGTCCTCGGCTACCAGCGGCTCGACGAGGGCCTGGACCAGCTGAACAAGGTGAACGTGCTGCTCGACGCGGTCGTGGCGGCCGGTGTCGAGGGCGCGATCGAGCTGATCGGCCCCGGCCGGGCGCAGTTCGCCGTGCACGCGCCGCCGATCGAGGCGGAGGTCGACCCGGTACGGCTGGCGACGGCGCTCGCGCATCTCACGGCGGACGTGGCGGGCGTCGACTCGACCGGCCGGACGCGGGCGGTGCCGGGCGGCGGTTACGTCGACTCGACGATCGTGGTGGCGGCGGCGCAGCGCGGTGACGTCGTACGGATCGAGGTGCGCGGACCGTTCGCCGGGGGCGATCCGGTGCACGAGCCGATCGTGCGCGGGATCGTGCGGGCGCACGGCGGCGTGTTGCAGACGCACGAGATGCCGGGCATGGGCGGCAGCGCGTACGTTCTGGAAGTGCCGTTGGGGGAGGGGTCGGGTACGTTCCAGCCGCCCGCGGCCGAGGAGAGCCAGAGCCCGGTTTCGGAGGGGTCGGGCCCGGAGGCCGGGTCGACGGGGGGATCCGGTCGGCCGGGCGGTGGGCGACGGCGGGCGCGGCGGGCGTCCACGGACGCGTTCCTCGGGGCGGCCGGCGAGGAGCCCGGCGAGCCCACGGGGCGGCGCAGGGCCCGTACGGATTCGGCTCCCGGGCCGGACTCCGGAGCGGTCCCGAAGTCGGCCTCGGGCCCGGCCTCGGGTTCGGCCTCCGGGGCGGATCCGCAGACGGCCGCGCGGCAGAATCCGCGGCAGGAACTCATCCCGGCCCAGGATTCGGGCGGAAGTACCGGTGGTACGGGCCGCAGGCGCGGCCGGCCGAGCCCGGCGGAGAACGCGGCCGGTGCCGTACCGGGCGCCGAACTCGCGGTGTCTTCCCCTCCCGCTCCCCCCTCCGCCGCGTCCCCGGCGTCCGAGGGAGCGGTCGTGACGGCCGCCGAGGGATCTCACCCGACCGGACGCGCCGCCCTCGGGCAGGCGGTGCCGCCGCAGGGCGTACCGCAGGGGGCGCAGAACGGCGCACAGCAGGAGGCCGCGGCAGCGGGTACGGGGCGCAGGGCCCGGCGTGACGGCCAGAACGCCCTCCCGGCCCTGCCCTCCGGTCCCTCGCCCGTACCGCAACAGGGCCAGCAGCACACACAGCAGCCGGCCCAGCACTCGGCCCAGCCACAGGCAGCGCCTGCGGCCCCGGCGCAGTCGCCGGCCGTCCGTCGGCCCCGGCGCGCGCTGGCGCCCGCGCAGCAGCGCCCCGCGCCCGCTGCCGACGCGGCGCCGCCCCGCGCACAGTTCGCGCTTCCGCCCGCCGACGCCGACCGCGCCCCGGCGCCCGGTGCACAGGGCGCGCCCGACGCGTCGGCGCCGGGGAGGCACGACACCGCGCGGTCGGACCCCCGCGCGGACCACACGCCGCTGAAGCCGCACCCGGTCGCGTCCACTAACGACCCGCGTGAGGCACTCGCGGCGGCCGAGACCGATGCCCCGCCCATGGATCCCAACAGCTGGGCGCCCGCGATGCCCACGTCCTCGGGCGTCGGCGTGATGCCGGGGGCGCCCGGCCAGCAGCCGTCGTGGCCCGTCCCCGGAGCCGTACCGGCACCGACCCCGGCCCCGGCCGCCGAGCACGCCCACACGGACGACGACACCGACGGCACAGGCTCAGGTACGGGTACGGGTACGGGTACGGGTACGGGCTCAGGCACAGCCAACGGCAGCGGCGCGGGCGCCGCCCCCGAAGACCCCCGCGCGTCCCAGCCGTTGCCCCCCGCCCAGCCCCTGCCCGATGAGGAGCCGGTGTCGGCGGACTCCACACAGGGACGGGCGTTCAGCGTCCGTACGCTCGGCCAGGGGGTGCCCTTCGCCCAGCAGATCACCAAGCAGCAGAACCAGACCCTCGGCTCGGGCCGCCGCCGCAGGCTGTCCGCCCCGCAGGAACCCGAAGACCCCCGCAGCGGCACAGGGCCCGGCTCCGCGCCCCCGGCCCCGCACCCCTCCGGCCCCTCCCACGGCGGCCAGGGCGGTTCCCTCGGGCACGGCCCCCACTCCGAGGGCCGCGCCTACGCCATAGGAGCCCCCGACGAGGGCGCCGAAGGCCCCCAGCCGCTGGACGGCCCCGGCGGCGCGGTCGAGGTCGCGAACCGCCCCCAGCCCCGCCCCGTCGACGACGAGCTGCCCCCCGAGCCGCTGGACAACCCGCGTCGGCTGCTGGTCTGGCCCGCACCCGACGTCTCCACCCAGCAGGCCCTGAGCGACCGCGGCTACCGCCCGGTGATCGTGCACTCCCGCGAGGAGGTCGACGCGCAGATCGCCGCCTTCCCCGCGGCGCTCTTCGTCGACCCGCTGACCGGCCCGATCACCCGGACCGCGCTCCAGTCACTGCGCCAGGCCGCCGTCGCCGCCGAGGTCCCGGTGCTCGTGACGGCCGGGCTCGGGCAGGCGACGCGCGAGGCGGCGTACGGCGCCGACCCCGCCGTCCTGCTCAAGGCCCTGGCGCCGCGCGACAGCGAACAGCACCCGTCGCGCGTGCTGTTGATCGAGGAGAGCGAGGAGATCGCGCTCGCGCTGACGGCGACGCTGGAACGCCGCGGCATGCAGGTGGCGCGCGCGGGAACGGACAGCGAAGCGGTCACGCTCGCGGGCCAGATGCGGCCGAACCTGGTGGTCATGGACCTGATGCAGGTACGGCGCCGGCGCGCGGGCATCATCGACTGGCTGCGCGCGAACGGCCAGTTGAACCGGACACCGCTGGTCGTTTACACCTCCACCGGCATCGACCGCGCCGAACTGCCGCAGCTCTCCGCCGGGGAGACGGTGCTCTTCCTGGCCGAGCGGTCCA